From Brassica napus cultivar Da-Ae unplaced genomic scaffold, Da-Ae ScsIHWf_2271;HRSCAF=2926, whole genome shotgun sequence, a single genomic window includes:
- the LOC125600445 gene encoding uncharacterized protein LOC125600445 gives MGRKIRTGLRAKKKLGFVDGTVKVPEEGSSITHREIAKELWDSIKARFNAKSEVKVQQLKEELMNCKQSDLSLETYYGKLHVVWEDLSNYEFKPVCSCGGCKCQGCACDFLRQLEMAREKEKLHQFCPGLGASLYGNVRTAIVNTDPLPSVDHAYAMVWLEKYGKGKGRGGKPSQQGNKGSYGKGASVNAVSHVAPTIDAHAVTGLSKEQWDKLVKMLGEKTEGTRLNGKKCRDDWIVDIGASHHMTGLLDCLFDIHMVAPCLVGLPNGKLVMADQEGSVRLTDTLKLHSVLYVKELKCNLISVSQLIDELNCIVLFSKTCCLMQDLTLMMPIGMGERRDGVYFLQGVELVRRVKKVGAKESLELWHKRLGHA, from the exons ATGGGGAGAAAAATAAGAACCGGACTTCGAGCAAAGAAGAAGCTGGGTTTCGTGGATGGTACGGTGAAGGTACCAGAAGAAGG ATCTAGCATCACACATCGTGAGATAGCTAAAGAGTTGTGGGATAGCATCAAGGCGCGGTTCAACGCAAAAAGTGAAGTGAAAGTTCAACAATTGAAAGAAGAATTGATGAACTGTAAGCAGAGTGATCTGTCGTTGGAGACATATTATGGGAAGCTACATGTGGTTTGGGAAGATCTCTCAAACTATGAGTTCAAACCGGTGTGTAGCTGTGGAGGATGCAAGTGTCAAGGATGCGCGTGTGATTTTCTGCGTCAACTGGAGATGGCACGAGAAAAGGAGAAACTTCATCAGTTCTGTCCTGGTTTGGGCGCGTCTCTCTATGGGAATGTGCGAACTGCTATTGTTAACACTGATCCTCTTCCGAGTGTTGATCATGCATACGCAATGGTG TGGCTTGAGAAGTatggaaaaggaaaaggaagagGAGGGAAGCCTTCTCAACAAGGAAACAAAGGGAGCTATGGGAAGGGAGCAAGCGTCAATGCGGTCTCTCATGTAGCACCTACAATCGATGCTCATGCAGTTACTGGTCTATCAAAAGAACAGTGGGATAAACTGGTGAAAATGTTGGGCGAGAAAACAGAGGGAACACGTCTTAACGGTAAGAAGTGTAGAGATGATTGGATAGTAGACATTGGTGCCTCTCATCATATGACAGGATTGCTAGATTGTCTGTTTGATATACATATGGTTGCTCCTTGTTTGGTTGGTTTACCAAATGGGAAGCTGGTAATGGCCGATCAGGAAGGAAGTGTTCGTCTGACTGACACTTTGAAACTTCACAGTGTTCTTTATGTGAAAGAGTTGAAGTGTAATCTGATTTCGGTTTCACAACTCATCGATGAGTTGAACTGTATTGTCTTGTTCTCAAAGACGTGTTGTCTGATGCAGGACCTCACGCTGATGATGCCGATTGGAATGGGTGAGAGAAGGGACGGCGTCTACTTTCTTCAAGGAGTGGAGTTGGTGAGAAGAGTGAAGAAAGTAGGTGCAAAGGAGTCGCTGGAGTTGTGGCATAAGCGACTTGGGCATGCATAA